The following are encoded in a window of Vibrio sp. SCSIO 43136 genomic DNA:
- a CDS encoding ABC transporter substrate-binding protein — protein MKTFVPTLSKALLAGSVLLGLSTMAQAGVTDGINKDLVKGDITFYTNRTDLVEAGVYDRYEQEFKKLYPNVDSVKVVAFADYQGGLRPRMNTGDYGDLVLILPSVPSEQYSNFYEPLNDIYSDEEVYFFDAWENDGKSYGVSMGNSVEGLVYNKDVLKNAGVEVPIQTLSGFFEAADKIKAQGQIPVYVNFGAQWPLQQWDKFPLVVEGNDGVYEKMLTQDKPFSGDTAYNQSLNVLKRLIDNGYTEKDLITNSWEDSKASIASGKAGMYYLGNWVIPQVIERGAAPDNIGFMPIPSDDSGQLKAQMNHDWGYAVSKHSDNKETAKAYLKYLIEGSDFDEVAGFIPTLKSKQPSLPQLNEFMSYEPTVIQTPVSSSTFIEVTNRSKIDFYSGGYIQDIITSKDFEKALAKLDARWNRAKKRVMK, from the coding sequence CTGAGCACGATGGCGCAAGCTGGTGTCACCGATGGCATTAATAAAGATCTAGTAAAAGGGGATATCACCTTTTACACCAACCGAACTGACTTAGTAGAAGCGGGTGTTTATGACCGCTACGAGCAAGAGTTCAAAAAACTATACCCTAATGTGGATAGCGTAAAAGTTGTCGCTTTTGCCGATTACCAAGGTGGCTTGCGTCCACGTATGAATACTGGCGATTACGGTGACCTAGTGCTTATCTTGCCTTCGGTACCTTCTGAGCAATACTCCAATTTCTACGAGCCGTTGAACGACATATACTCAGATGAAGAAGTGTACTTCTTCGATGCGTGGGAAAACGACGGCAAATCTTACGGTGTTTCCATGGGTAACTCGGTAGAAGGTTTGGTCTACAACAAAGACGTATTGAAAAATGCAGGTGTTGAGGTGCCAATCCAAACGCTATCGGGTTTCTTTGAAGCAGCAGATAAAATTAAAGCGCAGGGTCAGATCCCAGTATATGTAAACTTTGGTGCCCAGTGGCCACTGCAACAGTGGGATAAGTTCCCGCTAGTGGTTGAAGGCAACGACGGTGTTTACGAGAAGATGCTTACTCAAGATAAACCATTCTCGGGTGATACGGCATACAACCAGTCATTGAATGTGCTCAAGCGTCTTATCGACAACGGTTACACAGAGAAAGACTTGATCACTAACTCTTGGGAAGATTCAAAAGCATCGATTGCTAGCGGTAAAGCGGGCATGTACTACCTAGGCAACTGGGTGATCCCACAAGTTATCGAACGTGGCGCAGCGCCAGATAACATTGGTTTCATGCCAATTCCTTCGGACGACTCTGGCCAGCTAAAAGCTCAGATGAACCATGACTGGGGCTATGCAGTTAGTAAGCACTCAGACAACAAAGAAACAGCCAAAGCTTACCTGAAATACCTAATTGAAGGCTCTGATTTCGACGAAGTTGCAGGTTTCATCCCAACACTGAAATCCAAGCAACCATCGCTGCCTCAGCTTAACGAGTTCATGAGCTACGAGCCAACTGTGATCCAAACACCAGTAAGCTCTTCAACCTTCATTGAAGTCACCAACCGTTCGAAGATTGATTTCTACTCAGGTGGTTACATTCAAGACATCATCACATCAAAAGATTTCGAAAAAGCACTAGCTAAGCTAGACGCTCGCTGGAATCGCGCTAAGAAGCGAGTGATGAAGTAA